Proteins encoded by one window of Cellvibrio sp. KY-GH-1:
- a CDS encoding flagellar basal body P-ring protein FlgI, with protein sequence MLQKFGNRGALVFRGIVGVVLLWIGIPFSSGVAFASDIRLKEIARFDGIRDNTLTGYGLVMGLAGTGDSPKSSAANQSLINSLSKFGVNISAQDIRSRNIAAVMVTATLKPFAERGDRIDVGVSSIGDARSLNGGTLLLTSLKGVDNKIYALSQGQLSVGGFAFDLNGNSVQKNHPTVAIIPGGALIEKSVVPEFVDENGSLYVLLNQPDFTTARRIEMALNRELGTSSAKAIHAGRIKVNIPTGVNVIDTISRLENVSVSPDRVARVVINERTGIVVAGGDVRIDDVTISHGSLRVVISTDYHVSQPSSFLRQSGDAIQTVVVPDTNIETTEGDLNSIQLSSGATIADLVAALRQIKTTTRELITILQAINSAGALHADLIIQ encoded by the coding sequence ATGTTACAAAAATTTGGTAATCGTGGCGCCCTCGTTTTTAGAGGAATAGTCGGGGTGGTTTTATTATGGATTGGTATTCCGTTTTCCAGTGGGGTAGCGTTCGCTTCGGATATTCGGCTAAAAGAAATTGCGCGTTTTGATGGAATTAGAGATAACACCTTAACGGGCTACGGGCTGGTAATGGGGCTGGCAGGAACAGGCGATTCGCCGAAGAGTAGTGCAGCAAATCAATCACTAATTAATTCACTTTCGAAGTTTGGTGTGAATATTTCAGCTCAGGATATTAGAAGTAGAAATATTGCGGCTGTTATGGTTACTGCGACGCTCAAGCCATTTGCGGAGCGGGGAGATCGGATAGATGTCGGCGTATCGTCGATTGGTGATGCACGTAGTCTAAACGGCGGTACGTTATTGCTGACCTCTTTGAAGGGAGTGGACAATAAAATATATGCCTTGTCTCAGGGGCAGTTGAGCGTAGGTGGTTTTGCGTTTGATCTCAATGGAAACTCAGTACAAAAAAACCACCCGACAGTAGCGATCATTCCGGGCGGGGCGTTAATTGAAAAAAGCGTTGTTCCTGAGTTTGTTGACGAAAATGGCTCATTGTATGTTTTGTTGAATCAACCCGACTTCACTACCGCGCGTCGTATTGAGATGGCTCTAAATCGAGAGTTGGGTACTTCCTCAGCAAAAGCAATTCATGCCGGGAGGATTAAAGTAAATATTCCCACTGGAGTGAACGTGATTGACACAATTTCCAGATTGGAAAATGTTTCAGTTAGCCCTGATCGTGTTGCACGAGTGGTTATCAATGAGCGTACAGGGATAGTAGTGGCTGGCGGTGATGTTAGGATCGATGATGTCACTATATCTCACGGTAGTTTACGAGTTGTTATTTCCACCGACTATCACGTTTCTCAGCCCTCTTCTTTTTTGCGCCAAAGTGGCGATGCGATTCAAACGGTAGTTGTTCCTGATACCAATATTGAAACAACAGAAGGTGATTTAAATTCGATTCAATTATCGTCTGGCGCAACTATTGCGGACTTAGTTGCTGCGTTGAGGCAGATTAAAACAACAACCCGAGAATTAATTACTATTTTGCAGGCTATTAATTCAGCTGGTGCTCTGCACGCTGATTTGATAATCCAATAA